The nucleotide sequence TTATAATAGCCTTTATCGGTGGAGTACTAACCTTCTTGGTACCCTTAGCTGGAGTTGCACTAGTTGGTGTAGGGGTTTTATTGATATTTGTGGCTCAGGTATTGATAGGAGTAGCTCTCTATAACATTGGTAATAGTTATAATTCTAGTTTAATGTCTATAGGCGGAATAGTTGAAATTTTCTTGAGCTTTATAGGCTGGATCCTAATTTATATTTCAATAGATGAGGTCATAAACAGATTTAGAGGCATGCCTGCACAAAGTCCAACCACATTTGGTACACCTTCCTATCCTAGTGGTCCTACTTATATGCCTCCTGCAATTTATCAAGTTGGTACTGCATACCTCAAACCCAATGGTGAACTCAAGGTTACACTCTATTCAAATGTGGCAGGAATATCTATAATATCAGCTACAATAGAGGCGTTTTCAATAACAACGACCAATATATCTCCATCAGTGTTAAATCAAGGTAATAACCAAATTACAATACTCTTCCCAACAGTGACAGGTCTAAGTATAGGAGGAAACTATACTGTAGCATTATCTCTATCAAACGGACAAGTAGTGAGGGTAACAGCGTTCTACACTAACATGTAAGGCTTAAAATTAGTCTTTTTAATTTTTCAACATTCTTACTGATAAACACTCTACCTTTTTCTTCGTCTATAACTACTTTTCCCTTATTAATAATTCCGTATGGGTTTGACTCTTTAGTAGTTATGATATCGAAAACACCCTCTTGAAAAGAGTAATCAACGTCCTTCAGCTTATCTTCATTAACCAGTTTCGGATTAATCACTTTTATTGCAGACGTCTCTATTGTGCCTGCATGAAGATCCTCTGAATTTTCTTCCTGAACTGTAAATGTGTAAACTTTAAACGTTTTGTTAGTGAAGTTTAACTGCCTCTTAACTACATCTATCACAGAAACTACTCCTCCATGTCCAATTACTAATACTGCTTTTTTGGAAAATTTTGAAATAGAATTTAGGATTTCGAGCATGTAAGAGGCGAATGTGATATATGAGACACCTGCATATGGAAATCCCTCATGTTCCATGGAACAGGTGTAATAAACAGTTGGGAATAATAAAACAACATTATTCAGCTCTTCTTCAACTCTTTTAGCTATTTCTTCAGCAATTATAGAATCGGTGCCCATAGGTAAATGTGGTCCGTGTTGTTCTAAACTACCTACTGGTATCAAAGCTATTTTATTTTGAATATCGTCCTTATTCGAGTACAATATCTTCATTATTCTCTATTTACTTAAGTGGATTAAAGAGTTTAAAACAACTTCACTTTCAATCTCAAGTCCATTCAAGGCATATATGTGCTTTAAATAGATAGTAAGACGTGAGGAACAGACACTCATAAACTTGATCTCTTCAGAACCTTTAGAACTGGATTTAGCTATGTAAAGTCAAATAATGTTAACGTACCTAAAGATTCACCAGTTAGAAGGAGATGCTTATAGGGAAAGTATCGGTGCTCTAACTATAAGAAGGGATTTTTATGTGGGAGTAGCGATACGTGAATGTATTTTGTGGACATAGGTTAACTATGGATTCTAAGATGGAGAGACCCTATAGGGAAATGAACGTAATGCAAATATCATGAGGTACTAATGAAATGGTGTTAATAGTTGTATCAAGATTGTCCCAACAAAAGAAATGAAGAGATAAAGTACTACAAAATTTACGGCCAATATAGGCAATGCATATTTTATGAATTCTAGAAAGTTAAAGCCTTTTCCTCCTCTACTTTCTGAAGCCTCAGAAACTATAACATTACTGGCAGCCCCTAAAATAGTGAAGTTTCCAGCAATAGTGCTTCCTGCTGCTAACGCTAGCCAATTCAATATACTTATTGCGCCTAACTTCTGCATTTCTTGTATGTATATAGCAACTAAAGGCACATTGCTGAGTATTTGACTTAAGACTACACTGGAAGCCATTATGGTAGCTGTGTTAGTAGGTAATGGAACTATATGATATAAAGCATCCATTATTCCGCCCTTGACTAGACCTTCGGTAAATATGAACAGTCCTATGAAAAACACAATTACACTCCAATCAACCTTTTGAATTATTTCTCTTCTTTCTCTATTGACCAGTAATAAGATAGAGGAAGTTACTAGGGATGCTAGTACTATATCTATTCTGTAAATGCTTAAGACAAAAAATAGTATGATAGTAATTGCCAATAAAATAAGAGAAGAATAAGCCAATCTTTTGTTTTGTATCTGAATATTTCCAAGGTTATCGTCCACAGTAATGTTAGAGAGTTTTTTTTCTAAAAATCAGAAGAAGGACGAAATAAGAAAGGATAAAATTTATCATAGTAGGTATTAGAAGAATAGCAACAAATATCAGAAAGGGAGTATTGGATTCTAGTAATATTAATAAGTTCTGAGGATTGCCAGTTGGCATCATTACACTACCTATTGTTACTCCAAATGCTAAAGCGTAAAGGAAGGGTAACTCATCGACTTTCATTGCCTTAGACGCTTCAAGAACGACAGGTGTCCAGCTTGATGATATACCGTCATTTGTAACCAAGTTGGAAAGGATTCCAGCGTAAAATAGAATATAGAAGAGAACCTTTTTTGGATCCTTATATCGAGAAACTAATTTGTATGCAAGAAATTTAAGAAATCCAGATACTTCTAACGCTGAAGAGAACATAAAAAGTGTCATGAGAAATAGAATTACATCTAAATTAACACTGGAGTAAGCTTCTTGTAGAGTTATTACTCCTGTAACTATCATTAGGATTCCGCCAAAGAACATAGAAGCCCATAAAGGTACCTTAATAATACTCCTTGAAATGATCAATCCGTATGTTATTATGCCTATTATAAGAGCTATATATTCCATGAGTAAGTAGTTAATGCCTTATTCTTTTTAAGTTATTGTCGATAAACACAACTAACGTGAAGCTATTCATAGGGCAAGCATTCATAGTAGCCGGATCAACATTATTGTCTTTGCTTTATCCTTTAGTACTCTATGATCAGACTCACTCCACTGCTTTATTAGGAATAAGTATGATGCTAAATGAGTTAGCAGTGGGTTTAGGATCGTACGTATGGGGTAGGATAATTGATAGAGTGAGGGAAAGATACATATTCTTTATAATACTCCCTGTATCTGGTATTGGAATCACACTGTTAATCTTCGATACAAGTTTAGGTCTAGTGGGATATGCTCTGTTAGGATTTTTTACTGCCCTAGATTCACCTATATACTCCATATTATTGTTAGAGAGATTTTCCATGGATAAGGCTGTGGTCGCAAATTCCATGTTATCTCAGCTATCGTTGGCTGGAAATATAATAGGTAGTATAATGGGCACATTTAAGTTAAAGTTCTTCACTATAATTATATTCTTTACAATCGCTGCTGTCTTAAATGCCATATTGATACCGAGGTATAAGGGGGATATAAGAGAGGATAAGGTAGAGAGAATAAGGGATACTAGGAGGTTACTTAAACCTTTAATCTCTTATTCTATATTTAACCTTTCTGCAGAGGTCTTTTATGTGGTCTACATCCCATTACTTAATTTGTTAACATTGCCTTCATGGACCTATTTCGTTAGCTACACTATACTGTATATGATAGATGAATACATTTACTACATCTCACCAAATTTAGTTAGGGACAATGAATTATATTATATCTTTATTTCGATAGCTCTTAGAGGTTTTTTGGTAGCTTTAGTGGGGTATTTGCTCTTTATGAAGATTAATTTTAGCTTTCTTACTGTCTTGTTATTTATATCTTTTGGTAGTCTATACCCTCTATATAATACAGCGTTATTTTCTCTTATATTTAAGGATTTAAAGAAAAATAGGGGATCCATATTAGGTCTCTTTAGTGCTGGAAATAACTTAGCATCTGCCATGGGTAGTTACCTCTCAGGATTGGTAAATCCGATGTCGATATCTCAAGCTTATTTCTTCAGTTTCTTCGGGTTTTCGTTATCGTTTTTTATAATGTATGACTACATTAGTGAAAAAAGACAAAGAGTTGAAAATAAAAAGAAAGTCATCGTTTCTAATTCTACCTAGTGGTAATTAGTTTCTTTCTTCTTAAAACTTCTTCATAATATTTCTTTTCTACTTCAGTTTCTGGTGTATAGCTAGGTACTCTTATGGGTTTTCCAGTTGAGTCAACCCTAACATAGGTGAAGTAACCTGTGGTTATGTGTTCTTTCATCATAGTTTTTGGATCTATTCGAATCACATTAATCAGTGTTTCTATTGATGTATTTCCTACATATATTATTCCTGCTCTTATCTCCACGATATCGCCTAACCTAATTGGCGTATAGAAACTCATTCTATTGACTGCAACGGTAACTACAGTTCCAGGTTCACTCTGTTTTATATATCTTCCACATAATACACCGCCTAGGTCATCCATCGCTTTAAGTAATTTTCCAGCAGAAATTATCTTTCCGTCATAGGTCATGTCAGGTGTTATAAATATCTTTGACGACAATCTATATCTCAATCCTTCTGTAGGATCAGTGATATCAAACTTCTTTTCAACCCTGTCCTTAATATCTCTTTGTCTTTCATTTCTCCTTTGAATAGCCTTCTCCATTCTTCTCTTTTCCTCTTCCGTATCAGCGATCAGTTTGTTCTCTATTATTATGGGTTTGAATAAATCGTCTATTTTCACGTATGTACCTGTTGCTTCGACTAATGTCTCTTCGTCTCTTAAGGCTCTCATAGATACTTCTACAGAAGAGTTGCCTACATATTCTGCTTCCGCTTCCACTGCTATGTTATCTCCTAATGATATTGGTTTCTTAAATATAACGTCGTCAAGTGATGCTATAACCGCTAAACCTTTAGCCACCCTTATCGCTGACATCATTCCAGTATCCACTAGGAAGTTCAGCATTACACCTCCGTGCAGTCTACCTAGATAATTTATGTGCTCGTAATGAATTATTTTTAGTGAGGAGACCTTGGTTTCAGATATTCTCAAATATGACACTATTAACTTGATCAGCCACTTCTAAATATTTTTTATCTATCTTGGAGTATTCAAGTAAATAATCCCTTAATTGACCCAATATTTGCTTCCAATTAGTTTTTATCACTTTAATAACATCTTCAGGTATTTCATTGTATTCTATTCTTTTGCTGTCTGCTGAAAATATTGGCAAATATTCTTCAAGTGATAAAGATATAATTACTACACCTCTTCTGTCCAATACATACTCATGAACACCCTTCTTTGTCAGTGATATTCCGTAATCGTCGGATGGGGGTAACAGTCTAGCAACTGTTTTAAGAAAATCTATTGTTGACTCTTTATCTCCTTTTAATTTCATTTTTTTAAGAACGTTCTGTAACTCACTCATTTAACTCGCCTTTGACAAATCATAATGTCCTAATGGTGGAGGAACAGGTACTCGTATTTTAATTTTACCCTCCCTTAACCAGGGGGATATTAGGTAAGCCACTCCATTTTTTTCCCAACTCAATATTTTAGCTTCTATCTTCGACAAGCCTAAGGATTCTGCTACCTCTGGCTTTATTCTGAAAATGATCTTCGTATTTGCCAACTGTACTATTATATCTGATAGATCAGTTGGGTTATGGGTAGAGAATATAAAGCCAATTTTTCTTCTCCTACCTAGCCTCATCATAGATGATATCTTTCCTGCCACTTTTCTAACATAGTTTGCGTCCTCTTCAGAACCTTTACCAGAGGGGAAGAATTTATGAGCCTCGTCGATTATCAATACAAGCCTTTCCTTTAACGAGCCTATTTTCATCTGAGCCTCCCTTATTTCAAATATTTTATCAAGAAAATAATAAGTTACAATTTTCTGAGCGAAGTCATCTAATTCGCTATTATAAAGATCTAGAATTAACAACTTTCTATCAGATGTCAGTAGTCTTCCTAAAGGTTCTCTCTTTACGCCCACGTCAAATAGACCTGTCGATCTGAGCAAATATAATCCTCTTAATATATTCTCCTTAGTGCTTTTGTGAATACTCAAATTATCCAAGTCATAATCCTCAAGAGATTCAGTGAGGCTAGCTAGAGAATTGTAGTCTTTTCCTTTTCTCTTCAATAGAATCTTAAGAAATTGGGTAGCCTGCTCAGAGAAATAAGGATTTAGTCTAGGTAAAACTTTCTTTATCTCATCAAACTTAAAATAAAATGGAAATATTTCGACCTCAGATTTCCACTCACTGTTTGAGACTACTATTCTTCCCTCAGATACACTGTGGTAAAATTTGTATCCTTTTTTGGACAGGTAGTTTATCATTGGATATACGTAAAGTTTGAAATATGCATTTGTTATTGATAAAAGATCCTTGTTTCCGTTAGTGTATTTCCTGATCCACTTTCTTGATAGAGGGTAAATTATACTTAGATTTAATCCTGACAACTTAGGGTAAAGAGACTCGAAAAGGGCTAAACTTTGACTTACGTTCTTGTCCGTTTTATCAGGCGGTAAAAAAACGTGATAATAGTCTCCTGTTGCATCAAAAACAAACACCTTAGTAAGCTCTGCTATTGAGTAAATACCTGCAATTACGTCTTTTACAAATGATGTTTTTCCTGCTCCAGTTGTCCCCAATATCAGTGTATGGTAGTTTAGGTCATCTAGGCTGATGCTCACTTTTATATTGCCTACGTGATTATCTAAGTAGCCTAATCTCAAAAGACCTCTATTGGTATCTAGCGACCTCTCTATTACCTCTGCTCTAGGTAAAATAACTGGTGATTGTGGCTCAACAACTAGGTCAGCTGACTCTGGCTCTGTAGACTCCAGAAAATTTACTTTAGTGAGCGGTTCACATTTAATTACCACGTTAGATATTAGGGAGCCTGGTTCCTCTTCCCCTATTTCATTACTTGATATTATTGGCGAATCTGGATATAGTAATGACGACACGTCACTTCTCTCATATCCTATGACTCTTAGCAGAACAAAGTACAAAGTCTTTATGTCAATAGCTCCCAATAAAACCCCGATCTTTCCCAAAAAAGGGTACTTATAATAAGTCACAGGATCAATAACTACATTAACCTGCGTGTTGTTTTCATCAACCTTACTCGGAATTCCACGTGATACTCTTCCTATAATATCACCTAACGTGATAGCCAATGCCTTGGCTTTCTCTATCTGGTCTTTAATCTTCATCGAAAAATCTTCAGACAACATCAAGCACCTCAAATTTGTTTCTGAAACTCTCCTGGACCCCAATTCTATCTAGCGAGAACATAATAAATCTCAGTATGCCTGACGACAATTCTTTTGCAGTCTTGTCTGCTACGGCTAAAGCCAAAGGTATTCCTTCAGTTGTGAATTTCAAGGAAGATAATCTATCTACAGCGTTTTTGCCTATTGATTCTATCCTGAGAATAGAGAATTTTGGTACGTATTTATGAATAGGATAAATCATGTAATTTACAAATACTTTAACCCTTTCATTCACATCTTTAACAAGGGGTCCAATACATAACGTGGGATATGGTGGATTATAATTAAATCTAACAAACTGATACAAGTAAGCCTCATCTGATAAAAACCCACGAGGGTCCACCTTATATTTTGCTGTTAGTTCCTTATTACTAGATAAGGTTCTTATTAACAGGTCTGACTTGTCTATCCTTTTAACTACTCCAATAAAATTTTGATCTAAAATTGAAAGACGTTCATTTATGATTTTAGTTTTGACCCTCTCAGGGAGGTATACATAGGAGGGGAATAATGGTCCATCAACTAAGACTAAACCCTTATTTTTTAATACTTTCAAAGCTTCAGTTTCTAATATAGCTCTTAACTCAGTTTCTATTCTTTCAGGTTCTATTGTAGATTGGAAAGGTGTACCATCTAGCGAAAATGTCATAATGTACTTTGATGAATATAAGTACGGATTTATTGTTCCTTTAGAGTTCGATGAAGGGGCTAAGGCTATAAAGGGCTTCTGAATTTCTAATCCTTTTAAACCAAACAAACCTGGATAAACTCCGTACACAGGCTTGTTAGAAGAAGACACTGCAACTGTGGATATACTTATTGTTCCACCGGCGGAAAAAATACTTCTACTACTACCATCTATTGCATAAACTTCCATATTTAGTCTGGTTGGAATTACCTCTTTTACGATATCGTTGGTAATTAGTGAGGCATCGCTTTCTTTAAAATCTCCCCTAGGAACATAAATATTGAAGTATTCTCTTATATATCTTTGTATTACTTCATTCAGTATTACAGCAAGTTCATTGGTATTACTCATTCTTTGTTATAATTTTATTAATGTAATATTTAAATATGGCGTAATACCAATTAGTATTACCATATCCTAATCGTCCTTCATTAACCGTCTTATAGCTACGATAACAGGATCCCACACTCTATTTATTGCTGGTAAATAGCCCATCTCGGTGAAAAACACGTCATCAATTGTGAAGCCCTTGTATAACATTCCTGCTAGCATATTTATTCTGCCTAAAACTTCCTCTACTCCAATTATCTGCCCGCCTAATATCTTTCTACTTTCTTCATCTGCAATAATTTTAACATATATATCACCTCCTCCTGGATAATATCTTGCCCTCGTTTTACTGTTAATTGAAGCTGATATGACATGGAAACCGTGTTTTCTAGCTTCTTCCTCGTTTAAGCCAACCCTAGCTATGTAATAGTCCTTATATTTAGTGACTTGAGTGTTAACTGTACCGGGGAATGTCATCTCCTTCCCTCCTATGTTACTTCCAGCCACGTAACCCATTTTATTGGCAACTGGCGCAAAGGGTACCCACTGGGGTCTCCCCGTAAGTAGGTTTACAACTTCCGTGTTGTCTCCAGCAGAGTAGACATCTTTTAGAGTGGTTCTCATATGTCTATCAACTTTTATTGCACCTGTATCTCCTAACGTTAACTTACCTTTAACAAGGTCAACATTAGGCTCAACACCTATTGCGACTACTGTCCCGTCTACCTCATAATTTCCCTTGTCTGTAACTACTAACCTTCCCCCTCTCTTTATTACCTCCAACCTTTCATTAAGCTTAACCTCTGCATCCTTCATCACAATACTCGTGATAATCTTGCCTAACTCATTATCTAAACTCCTATTGAGAAGATAGTCTCCCTTATGTATCAGTACGACCTTCTTTCCTCTTTCAACTAATGCTTCAACCATTTCAAGTCCTAGTATACCTCCACCTATGATGGCTACAGTATTTAATGACCATAGTTGCTTTCTTAATTCTAGGGCGTCTGCTGGATGGTGAACATAAAACACTCTCTCATTGCCTTCAGTCTCTACTTTTTTAGGCTTAGCTCCTGTACTTAAGAGTAAGTAATCATACTCTCTCTTTATTTTTTCTTTATTGGCAGTTTCTCCATAAATAGTTCTTCCTGAGAAGTCAATTTCAGTTATTCTTATACCTGTTTTAACGTCTATTTTCCTCTTTTCTTTGAAGAACTCAGGCGTGTATGTCATGAATAAACTTTCATCATCAAAAAGTCCCTCGATAAAATAAGGTATTCCACAGGGCGCATGGCTTACGAATTTCGTTGACTCGAATACCTCAATATCCATCTCTGGTTTTAGTCTTCTAACTTTAGAAGATGCACTCATTCCTGCTGCTCCACCACCTACTACAACTAACTTCTCCATTACAGTCACCTTATTTTTAATATTTCTAAATCAAAGTTAATAAACTATACATACGTAGATTTTTGGATATATTAATATTTAACTACTTATATAATAACTAATAATTAACTTTTATGTTAATTATGAAGATTACGTTTCGTGTATGTTCTTTTCTGACGCAATAAATAGATCAGTAACACCATCCATGAGACCCATCTTATAATATGAGGAAAGCCTCGCCATTTAAGGTGAGGAGGAAGCCAGATTCCTAGGAAGAAATTTATAATTTTCAGCAGTAGCCATCTTTAACACTTGCCTTTTCATCTAATTTATGCAATAGGTAACTCATTTATAGTAAATTTACCAAGAGATACTTGTTATGGAGAAAACAGGTTTTGAAAATTTAACGAAGAAATTGGATGAGATAAGCGAGGCAGGTCTTAGTTTTAATGAAGCTGAGTTAATAAGATTCCTTAGATCTGAGGTTAAGAAGCAGAAGGGTTTGTTAGATTCCTTTAACGAGGCATTAGATTCCCAGAGATGGGAAGAAGCTCTATCGTCGTTTTTGTTGTTTACGCAGAGAGTTAATGTGGTATTCATTTATCTGTTTCAGCCTACCCACATCTCGTTATTAACAGGAAGTAAAATATCCTCATTACTTGAGGAGTATCTCTCAGCAACATCACTTTCAATATCTATGTCCCTTCTGAAATTAAGACCACATCTCAAGAAAATTGGAGTTGAAAGCATAACGACCTCAATTTTGTCAAACCCACCATCTCTTAACTTCAGTATGGTGATAAAGGGTGAGTAATGTTTACGAGAGGTGGAAAGAGTTTTATGAAGACGCAATTTCCCGTGATATACCCGGCGTTAAAACCGCTGAAAAAATAGCTTATTTTGGTATTGGCGGAAGCGGAATACCAGGTGAAGTCCTAAAACTCCTAGACTTACCTGTGGAGTATAAGCTGTTCAGGAGTTACAAGGTAAACGTTGATTCAAAAACTACAGTTGTAGCGGTAAGTTATTCTGGTAACACTGCAGAGACACTTGCTGGGGTAAAGAGGGCTCAAGAATTAGGTGTAAAGGAGATAATAGTCATTACCTCTGGAGGTAAACTTAAGGAGATAGCTGAAAGTAAAGGATATCCTTTATTAAGCTTACCCCAAGGCTATCAGACACGATTTATTTTTCCGTATATTTTCACATATCTTGTTAGAATCCTTAACCAGAGTACAGGATCTAACTATAGAGTACAAGATTTAGTTGATGGAATACAGGACAATTTCACCATGTTGTCAGAGGTAAGTACACGAATAGCCAATAGGATCACTGGAAAGGTTCCTATATTTTATGCTTCAGATTTACTCCCTATTGCTGAAAGATTTAAACAGGAAGTAAATGAGAATGCTAAGTATCCAGCCTTTTTCTCTCAGTTACCTGAGGCTAACCATAACGAGATAGAACTTTACTCGTCACAACAGGGAAATCAGTTTATACCAATTGTTATTCCCTCTGATAAGATAGACGAGGCTACAGCTTCTCTAATAAATGCAGAGTTAATTTATCCACCTTATAAGAGTATACTGAAGAACATATCCGGCATGTTTCTGATTGCAGGACTAGCTTCAGTGAAGTTAGCTTCTCAATTGAATATAAAAGCAGAAGAGCTAAGGATAATACCTAAAATAAGAGAAAGGACACACAATTTACTTATGGGTGGTTAGTCTTGAATCCTCTGAGGCTTTACAACACTCTGGGTAGAAGAATAGAGACTTTTGAATCATTTGATCCATTAACGGTAAAAATGTATGTCTGTGGTCCTACGGTTTATGACTACGTTCATATAGGTCATGGTAGAGCATTTGTGGGTTTTGATGGTATAGTGAGATACCTTAAGTTGAGGGGCTTCAACGTAATAAGAGTTCAAAACATTACCGATATAGA is from Sulfolobus acidocaldarius DSM 639 and encodes:
- a CDS encoding DUF973 family protein, translated to MSYPTSDLDALNKLKDASLWFIIIGILYFVGFFFALIIIVPLILYFVVGIPKLRDAFQAFSNLGKNVNLGLTGLNLLIYGFIIAFIGGVLTFLVPLAGVALVGVGVLLIFVAQVLIGVALYNIGNSYNSSLMSIGGIVEIFLSFIGWILIYISIDEVINRFRGMPAQSPTTFGTPSYPSGPTYMPPAIYQVGTAYLKPNGELKVTLYSNVAGISIISATIEAFSITTTNISPSVLNQGNNQITILFPTVTGLSIGGNYTVALSLSNGQVVRVTAFYTNM
- a CDS encoding creatininase family protein, encoding MKILYSNKDDIQNKIALIPVGSLEQHGPHLPMGTDSIIAEEIAKRVEEELNNVVLLFPTVYYTCSMEHEGFPYAGVSYITFASYMLEILNSISKFSKKAVLVIGHGGVVSVIDVVKRQLNFTNKTFKVYTFTVQEENSEDLHAGTIETSAIKVINPKLVNEDKLKDVDYSFQEGVFDIITTKESNPYGIINKGKVVIDEEKGRVFISKNVEKLKRLILSLTC
- a CDS encoding MFS transporter; translated protein: MKLFIGQAFIVAGSTLLSLLYPLVLYDQTHSTALLGISMMLNELAVGLGSYVWGRIIDRVRERYIFFIILPVSGIGITLLIFDTSLGLVGYALLGFFTALDSPIYSILLLERFSMDKAVVANSMLSQLSLAGNIIGSIMGTFKLKFFTIIIFFTIAAVLNAILIPRYKGDIREDKVERIRDTRRLLKPLISYSIFNLSAEVFYVVYIPLLNLLTLPSWTYFVSYTILYMIDEYIYYISPNLVRDNELYYIFISIALRGFLVALVGYLLFMKINFSFLTVLLFISFGSLYPLYNTALFSLIFKDLKKNRGSILGLFSAGNNLASAMGSYLSGLVNPMSISQAYFFSFFGFSLSFFIMYDYISEKRQRVENKKKVIVSNST
- a CDS encoding acyl-CoA thioesterase, which codes for MSYLRISETKVSSLKIIHYEHINYLGRLHGGVMLNFLVDTGMMSAIRVAKGLAVIASLDDVIFKKPISLGDNIAVEAEAEYVGNSSVEVSMRALRDEETLVEATGTYVKIDDLFKPIIIENKLIADTEEEKRRMEKAIQRRNERQRDIKDRVEKKFDITDPTEGLRYRLSSKIFITPDMTYDGKIISAGKLLKAMDDLGGVLCGRYIKQSEPGTVVTVAVNRMSFYTPIRLGDIVEIRAGIIYVGNTSIETLINVIRIDPKTMMKEHITTGYFTYVRVDSTGKPIRVPSYTPETEVEKKYYEEVLRRKKLITTR
- a CDS encoding ATP-binding protein, with the translated sequence MSEDFSMKIKDQIEKAKALAITLGDIIGRVSRGIPSKVDENNTQVNVVIDPVTYYKYPFLGKIGVLLGAIDIKTLYFVLLRVIGYERSDVSSLLYPDSPIISSNEIGEEEPGSLISNVVIKCEPLTKVNFLESTEPESADLVVEPQSPVILPRAEVIERSLDTNRGLLRLGYLDNHVGNIKVSISLDDLNYHTLILGTTGAGKTSFVKDVIAGIYSIAELTKVFVFDATGDYYHVFLPPDKTDKNVSQSLALFESLYPKLSGLNLSIIYPLSRKWIRKYTNGNKDLLSITNAYFKLYVYPMINYLSKKGYKFYHSVSEGRIVVSNSEWKSEVEIFPFYFKFDEIKKVLPRLNPYFSEQATQFLKILLKRKGKDYNSLASLTESLEDYDLDNLSIHKSTKENILRGLYLLRSTGLFDVGVKREPLGRLLTSDRKLLILDLYNSELDDFAQKIVTYYFLDKIFEIREAQMKIGSLKERLVLIIDEAHKFFPSGKGSEEDANYVRKVAGKISSMMRLGRRRKIGFIFSTHNPTDLSDIIVQLANTKIIFRIKPEVAESLGLSKIEAKILSWEKNGVAYLISPWLREGKIKIRVPVPPPLGHYDLSKAS
- a CDS encoding DNA double-strand break repair nuclease NurA, producing MSNTNELAVILNEVIQRYIREYFNIYVPRGDFKESDASLITNDIVKEVIPTRLNMEVYAIDGSSRSIFSAGGTISISTVAVSSSNKPVYGVYPGLFGLKGLEIQKPFIALAPSSNSKGTINPYLYSSKYIMTFSLDGTPFQSTIEPERIETELRAILETEALKVLKNKGLVLVDGPLFPSYVYLPERVKTKIINERLSILDQNFIGVVKRIDKSDLLIRTLSSNKELTAKYKVDPRGFLSDEAYLYQFVRFNYNPPYPTLCIGPLVKDVNERVKVFVNYMIYPIHKYVPKFSILRIESIGKNAVDRLSSLKFTTEGIPLALAVADKTAKELSSGILRFIMFSLDRIGVQESFRNKFEVLDVV
- a CDS encoding FAD-dependent oxidoreductase, translating into MEKLVVVGGGAAGMSASSKVRRLKPEMDIEVFESTKFVSHAPCGIPYFIEGLFDDESLFMTYTPEFFKEKRKIDVKTGIRITEIDFSGRTIYGETANKEKIKREYDYLLLSTGAKPKKVETEGNERVFYVHHPADALELRKQLWSLNTVAIIGGGILGLEMVEALVERGKKVVLIHKGDYLLNRSLDNELGKIITSIVMKDAEVKLNERLEVIKRGGRLVVTDKGNYEVDGTVVAIGVEPNVDLVKGKLTLGDTGAIKVDRHMRTTLKDVYSAGDNTEVVNLLTGRPQWVPFAPVANKMGYVAGSNIGGKEMTFPGTVNTQVTKYKDYYIARVGLNEEEARKHGFHVISASINSKTRARYYPGGGDIYVKIIADEESRKILGGQIIGVEEVLGRINMLAGMLYKGFTIDDVFFTEMGYLPAINRVWDPVIVAIRRLMKDD
- a CDS encoding bifunctional phosphoglucose/phosphomannose isomerase — encoded protein: MSNVYERWKEFYEDAISRDIPGVKTAEKIAYFGIGGSGIPGEVLKLLDLPVEYKLFRSYKVNVDSKTTVVAVSYSGNTAETLAGVKRAQELGVKEIIVITSGGKLKEIAESKGYPLLSLPQGYQTRFIFPYIFTYLVRILNQSTGSNYRVQDLVDGIQDNFTMLSEVSTRIANRITGKVPIFYASDLLPIAERFKQEVNENAKYPAFFSQLPEANHNEIELYSSQQGNQFIPIVIPSDKIDEATASLINAELIYPPYKSILKNISGMFLIAGLASVKLASQLNIKAEELRIIPKIRERTHNLLMGG